The Synchiropus splendidus isolate RoL2022-P1 chromosome 8, RoL_Sspl_1.0, whole genome shotgun sequence genome has a window encoding:
- the sae1 gene encoding SUMO-activating enzyme subunit 1 isoform X2: MITIEGRRRHALSSPIGKEDTVISEEEAAQYDRQIRLWGLDAQKRLRGSRVLLAGLGGLGAEVAKNLILAGVKGLTLLDHEQVTEESCRAQFLVPVTSQGQNRARASLERAQNLNPMVEVHADADKIEDKPDEFFLQFDAVCLTGCSRDLMVRVDQLCSQRNIKVFCGDVYGYYGYMFCNLGKEHNYVEEKPKLVKPSADSSDGPEAKKAKVDPNETTMVKKTSSFCSLKEALEVDWTSEKAKAALKKTPVDYFLLHVLLKFRTDKGRDPDPQAFPEDSKLLKQIRDDVLETLSLRGDLLSDDFISFCFSEMSPVCAVVGGVLGQEIVKALSQRDAPHRNFFFFDGRKGNGVVDFFGPN, translated from the exons ATGATAACTATAGAAGGACGTCGTCGACATGCTCTGAGCAG TCCGATCGGTAAGGAGGACACGGTCATCAGCGAGGAGGAGGCTGCTCAGTACGACCGTCAGATTCGGCTATGGGGCTTAGATGCACAGAAGAG GTTGCGGGGGTCTCGGGTGCTTCTGGCTGGTTTGGGGGGCTTGGGAGCTGAAGTTGCCAAAAACCTCATCCTGGCTGGAGTTAAGGGACTCACCTTGTTGGATCATGAACAG GTGACTGAAGAGTCATGTCGAGCTCAGTTCCTGGTTCCGGTCACCAGCCAGGGCCAGAACCGAGCCCGAGCCTCGCTGGAGAGAGCTCAGAACCTGAATCCGATGGTGGAGGTGCACGCTGACGCTGACAAAATCGAGGACAAGCCCGATGAGTTCTTCCTACAGTTTGATGCG GTGTGTCTGACGGGCTGCTCCAGAGACCTGATGGTGCGAGTCGACCAGCTCTGCTCTCAGCGAAACATCAAGGTCTTCTGCGGAGACGTCTACGGTTACTATGGTTACATGTTCTGCAATCTGGGGAAGGAGCACAACTATGTGGA GGAGAAGCCGAAACTGGTCAAACCCTCCGCTGACTCCAGCGATGGCCCCGAGGCGAAGAAGGCCAAAGTGGATCCCAAtgaaactaccatggtgaagaAG ACGTCCAGCTTCTGCTCACTGAAGGAAGCGCTGGAGGTGGACTGGACGAGCGAGAAGGCCAAAGCTGCCCTGAAGAAAACTCCAGTGGACTACTTCCTGCTCCACG TCTTGTTGAAGTTTCGTACAGACAAAGGTCGCGACCCCGACCCCCAGGCTTTCCCTGAAGACAGCAAACTGTTGAAGCAAATCCGTGACGACGTCCTGGAGACGCTGTCTCTGCGTGGCGACCTGCTGAGCGACGACTTCATCAG CTTCTGCTTCTCGGAGATGTCTCCGGTGTGCGCCGTGGTGGGAGGAGTGCTGGGGCAGGAGATCGTCAAG GCTCTCTCCCAGAGAGACGCTCCACACcgaaacttcttcttcttcgatGGCCGTAAAGGAAATGGAGTGGTCGACTTCTTCGGACCCAACTGA
- the sae1 gene encoding SUMO-activating enzyme subunit 1 isoform X5: MITIEGRRRHALSRLRGSRVLLAGLGGLGAEVAKNLILAGVKGLTLLDHEQVTEESCRAQFLVPVTSQGQNRARASLERAQNLNPMVEVHADADKIEDKPDEFFLQFDAVCLTGCSRDLMVRVDQLCSQRNIKVFCGDVYGYYGYMFCNLGKEHNYVEEKPKLVKPSADSSDGPEAKKAKVDPNETTMVKKTSSFCSLKEALEVDWTSEKAKAALKKTPVDYFLLHVLLKFRTDKGRDPDPQAFPEDSKLLKQIRDDVLETLSLRGDLLSDDFISFCFSEMSPVCAVVGGVLGQEIVKALSQRDAPHRNFFFFDGRKGNGVVDFFGPN; encoded by the exons ATGATAACTATAGAAGGACGTCGTCGACATGCTCTGAGCAG GTTGCGGGGGTCTCGGGTGCTTCTGGCTGGTTTGGGGGGCTTGGGAGCTGAAGTTGCCAAAAACCTCATCCTGGCTGGAGTTAAGGGACTCACCTTGTTGGATCATGAACAG GTGACTGAAGAGTCATGTCGAGCTCAGTTCCTGGTTCCGGTCACCAGCCAGGGCCAGAACCGAGCCCGAGCCTCGCTGGAGAGAGCTCAGAACCTGAATCCGATGGTGGAGGTGCACGCTGACGCTGACAAAATCGAGGACAAGCCCGATGAGTTCTTCCTACAGTTTGATGCG GTGTGTCTGACGGGCTGCTCCAGAGACCTGATGGTGCGAGTCGACCAGCTCTGCTCTCAGCGAAACATCAAGGTCTTCTGCGGAGACGTCTACGGTTACTATGGTTACATGTTCTGCAATCTGGGGAAGGAGCACAACTATGTGGA GGAGAAGCCGAAACTGGTCAAACCCTCCGCTGACTCCAGCGATGGCCCCGAGGCGAAGAAGGCCAAAGTGGATCCCAAtgaaactaccatggtgaagaAG ACGTCCAGCTTCTGCTCACTGAAGGAAGCGCTGGAGGTGGACTGGACGAGCGAGAAGGCCAAAGCTGCCCTGAAGAAAACTCCAGTGGACTACTTCCTGCTCCACG TCTTGTTGAAGTTTCGTACAGACAAAGGTCGCGACCCCGACCCCCAGGCTTTCCCTGAAGACAGCAAACTGTTGAAGCAAATCCGTGACGACGTCCTGGAGACGCTGTCTCTGCGTGGCGACCTGCTGAGCGACGACTTCATCAG CTTCTGCTTCTCGGAGATGTCTCCGGTGTGCGCCGTGGTGGGAGGAGTGCTGGGGCAGGAGATCGTCAAG GCTCTCTCCCAGAGAGACGCTCCACACcgaaacttcttcttcttcgatGGCCGTAAAGGAAATGGAGTGGTCGACTTCTTCGGACCCAACTGA
- the sae1 gene encoding SUMO-activating enzyme subunit 1 isoform X1: MKVNMSIMSHHKGWRKIIPFPAEPKCPIGKEDTVISEEEAAQYDRQIRLWGLDAQKRLRGSRVLLAGLGGLGAEVAKNLILAGVKGLTLLDHEQVTEESCRAQFLVPVTSQGQNRARASLERAQNLNPMVEVHADADKIEDKPDEFFLQFDAVCLTGCSRDLMVRVDQLCSQRNIKVFCGDVYGYYGYMFCNLGKEHNYVEEKPKLVKPSADSSDGPEAKKAKVDPNETTMVKKTSSFCSLKEALEVDWTSEKAKAALKKTPVDYFLLHVLLKFRTDKGRDPDPQAFPEDSKLLKQIRDDVLETLSLRGDLLSDDFISFCFSEMSPVCAVVGGVLGQEIVKALSQRDAPHRNFFFFDGRKGNGVVDFFGPN, translated from the exons ATGAAAGTCAACATGTCAATAATGTCACATCATAAGGGATGGAGGAAGATTATTCCATTTCCAGCAGAACCCAAATG TCCGATCGGTAAGGAGGACACGGTCATCAGCGAGGAGGAGGCTGCTCAGTACGACCGTCAGATTCGGCTATGGGGCTTAGATGCACAGAAGAG GTTGCGGGGGTCTCGGGTGCTTCTGGCTGGTTTGGGGGGCTTGGGAGCTGAAGTTGCCAAAAACCTCATCCTGGCTGGAGTTAAGGGACTCACCTTGTTGGATCATGAACAG GTGACTGAAGAGTCATGTCGAGCTCAGTTCCTGGTTCCGGTCACCAGCCAGGGCCAGAACCGAGCCCGAGCCTCGCTGGAGAGAGCTCAGAACCTGAATCCGATGGTGGAGGTGCACGCTGACGCTGACAAAATCGAGGACAAGCCCGATGAGTTCTTCCTACAGTTTGATGCG GTGTGTCTGACGGGCTGCTCCAGAGACCTGATGGTGCGAGTCGACCAGCTCTGCTCTCAGCGAAACATCAAGGTCTTCTGCGGAGACGTCTACGGTTACTATGGTTACATGTTCTGCAATCTGGGGAAGGAGCACAACTATGTGGA GGAGAAGCCGAAACTGGTCAAACCCTCCGCTGACTCCAGCGATGGCCCCGAGGCGAAGAAGGCCAAAGTGGATCCCAAtgaaactaccatggtgaagaAG ACGTCCAGCTTCTGCTCACTGAAGGAAGCGCTGGAGGTGGACTGGACGAGCGAGAAGGCCAAAGCTGCCCTGAAGAAAACTCCAGTGGACTACTTCCTGCTCCACG TCTTGTTGAAGTTTCGTACAGACAAAGGTCGCGACCCCGACCCCCAGGCTTTCCCTGAAGACAGCAAACTGTTGAAGCAAATCCGTGACGACGTCCTGGAGACGCTGTCTCTGCGTGGCGACCTGCTGAGCGACGACTTCATCAG CTTCTGCTTCTCGGAGATGTCTCCGGTGTGCGCCGTGGTGGGAGGAGTGCTGGGGCAGGAGATCGTCAAG GCTCTCTCCCAGAGAGACGCTCCACACcgaaacttcttcttcttcgatGGCCGTAAAGGAAATGGAGTGGTCGACTTCTTCGGACCCAACTGA
- the sae1 gene encoding SUMO-activating enzyme subunit 1 isoform X4, whose translation MKVNMSIMSHHKGWRKIIPFPAEPKWLRGSRVLLAGLGGLGAEVAKNLILAGVKGLTLLDHEQVTEESCRAQFLVPVTSQGQNRARASLERAQNLNPMVEVHADADKIEDKPDEFFLQFDAVCLTGCSRDLMVRVDQLCSQRNIKVFCGDVYGYYGYMFCNLGKEHNYVEEKPKLVKPSADSSDGPEAKKAKVDPNETTMVKKTSSFCSLKEALEVDWTSEKAKAALKKTPVDYFLLHVLLKFRTDKGRDPDPQAFPEDSKLLKQIRDDVLETLSLRGDLLSDDFISFCFSEMSPVCAVVGGVLGQEIVKALSQRDAPHRNFFFFDGRKGNGVVDFFGPN comes from the exons ATGAAAGTCAACATGTCAATAATGTCACATCATAAGGGATGGAGGAAGATTATTCCATTTCCAGCAGAACCCAAATG GTTGCGGGGGTCTCGGGTGCTTCTGGCTGGTTTGGGGGGCTTGGGAGCTGAAGTTGCCAAAAACCTCATCCTGGCTGGAGTTAAGGGACTCACCTTGTTGGATCATGAACAG GTGACTGAAGAGTCATGTCGAGCTCAGTTCCTGGTTCCGGTCACCAGCCAGGGCCAGAACCGAGCCCGAGCCTCGCTGGAGAGAGCTCAGAACCTGAATCCGATGGTGGAGGTGCACGCTGACGCTGACAAAATCGAGGACAAGCCCGATGAGTTCTTCCTACAGTTTGATGCG GTGTGTCTGACGGGCTGCTCCAGAGACCTGATGGTGCGAGTCGACCAGCTCTGCTCTCAGCGAAACATCAAGGTCTTCTGCGGAGACGTCTACGGTTACTATGGTTACATGTTCTGCAATCTGGGGAAGGAGCACAACTATGTGGA GGAGAAGCCGAAACTGGTCAAACCCTCCGCTGACTCCAGCGATGGCCCCGAGGCGAAGAAGGCCAAAGTGGATCCCAAtgaaactaccatggtgaagaAG ACGTCCAGCTTCTGCTCACTGAAGGAAGCGCTGGAGGTGGACTGGACGAGCGAGAAGGCCAAAGCTGCCCTGAAGAAAACTCCAGTGGACTACTTCCTGCTCCACG TCTTGTTGAAGTTTCGTACAGACAAAGGTCGCGACCCCGACCCCCAGGCTTTCCCTGAAGACAGCAAACTGTTGAAGCAAATCCGTGACGACGTCCTGGAGACGCTGTCTCTGCGTGGCGACCTGCTGAGCGACGACTTCATCAG CTTCTGCTTCTCGGAGATGTCTCCGGTGTGCGCCGTGGTGGGAGGAGTGCTGGGGCAGGAGATCGTCAAG GCTCTCTCCCAGAGAGACGCTCCACACcgaaacttcttcttcttcgatGGCCGTAAAGGAAATGGAGTGGTCGACTTCTTCGGACCCAACTGA
- the sae1 gene encoding SUMO-activating enzyme subunit 1 isoform X3 produces the protein MIPVSGSTEMISPIGKEDTVISEEEAAQYDRQIRLWGLDAQKRLRGSRVLLAGLGGLGAEVAKNLILAGVKGLTLLDHEQVTEESCRAQFLVPVTSQGQNRARASLERAQNLNPMVEVHADADKIEDKPDEFFLQFDAVCLTGCSRDLMVRVDQLCSQRNIKVFCGDVYGYYGYMFCNLGKEHNYVEEKPKLVKPSADSSDGPEAKKAKVDPNETTMVKKTSSFCSLKEALEVDWTSEKAKAALKKTPVDYFLLHVLLKFRTDKGRDPDPQAFPEDSKLLKQIRDDVLETLSLRGDLLSDDFISFCFSEMSPVCAVVGGVLGQEIVKALSQRDAPHRNFFFFDGRKGNGVVDFFGPN, from the exons ATGATTCCCGTCTCTGGATCAACTGAAATGATCAGTCCGATCGGTAAGGAGGACACGGTCATCAGCGAGGAGGAGGCTGCTCAGTACGACCGTCAGATTCGGCTATGGGGCTTAGATGCACAGAAGAG GTTGCGGGGGTCTCGGGTGCTTCTGGCTGGTTTGGGGGGCTTGGGAGCTGAAGTTGCCAAAAACCTCATCCTGGCTGGAGTTAAGGGACTCACCTTGTTGGATCATGAACAG GTGACTGAAGAGTCATGTCGAGCTCAGTTCCTGGTTCCGGTCACCAGCCAGGGCCAGAACCGAGCCCGAGCCTCGCTGGAGAGAGCTCAGAACCTGAATCCGATGGTGGAGGTGCACGCTGACGCTGACAAAATCGAGGACAAGCCCGATGAGTTCTTCCTACAGTTTGATGCG GTGTGTCTGACGGGCTGCTCCAGAGACCTGATGGTGCGAGTCGACCAGCTCTGCTCTCAGCGAAACATCAAGGTCTTCTGCGGAGACGTCTACGGTTACTATGGTTACATGTTCTGCAATCTGGGGAAGGAGCACAACTATGTGGA GGAGAAGCCGAAACTGGTCAAACCCTCCGCTGACTCCAGCGATGGCCCCGAGGCGAAGAAGGCCAAAGTGGATCCCAAtgaaactaccatggtgaagaAG ACGTCCAGCTTCTGCTCACTGAAGGAAGCGCTGGAGGTGGACTGGACGAGCGAGAAGGCCAAAGCTGCCCTGAAGAAAACTCCAGTGGACTACTTCCTGCTCCACG TCTTGTTGAAGTTTCGTACAGACAAAGGTCGCGACCCCGACCCCCAGGCTTTCCCTGAAGACAGCAAACTGTTGAAGCAAATCCGTGACGACGTCCTGGAGACGCTGTCTCTGCGTGGCGACCTGCTGAGCGACGACTTCATCAG CTTCTGCTTCTCGGAGATGTCTCCGGTGTGCGCCGTGGTGGGAGGAGTGCTGGGGCAGGAGATCGTCAAG GCTCTCTCCCAGAGAGACGCTCCACACcgaaacttcttcttcttcgatGGCCGTAAAGGAAATGGAGTGGTCGACTTCTTCGGACCCAACTGA
- the bbc3 gene encoding bcl-2-binding component 3, producing the protein MARAETIENVAEATVGINRRLQQRCHMDLPVGSDRACPGLLAASSPLSGTCRGSPAPRLRSLEGLSQSLSQASPPNEEQPKHLRPPSGPLNLPPSDGVMDPASAFSPERSGPCRLGPLPDLLPQTEHPPAPAQAREQSVRRVAIQLRTIGDQFHAAVVRERGAPYWPDVEEACRGLLNFLTQTLSALCRLM; encoded by the exons ATGGCTCGTGCAGAAACCATCGAGAACGTTGCCGAGGCAACGGTCGGCATCAACCGCCGCCTGCAGCAGCGCTGCCACATGGACCTTCCGGTCGGCTCAGATCGAGCCTGTCCCGGCCTGCTCGCCGCCTCCAGCCCCCTGTCTGGCACCTGCAGAGGCAGCCCAGCTCCCCGCCTCAGGTCCCTGGAGGGCCTCAGCCAGTCGCTGTCACAGGCTTCTCCTCCAAATGAGGAGCAGCCCAAACACCTCCGCCCACCATCTGGACCTTTAAATCTGCCGCCCAGTGACGGTGTGATGGATCCAGCAAGTGCCTTCTCGCCAGAGCGCTCAG GTCCATGTCGACTCGGGCCTCTCCCGGACCTGCTGCCTCAGACAGAGCATCCGCCGGCGCCAGCGCAAGCCCGCGAGCAGAGCGTCCGCAGAGTGGCGATCCAGCTGAGGACCATCGGCGACCAATTCCACGCCGCCGTTGTCAGAGAG CGCGGGGCCCCCTACTGGCCGGATGTGGAGGAGGCCTGTCGGGGACTCCTGAACTTCCTCACGCAGACTCTCAGCGCCCTTTGCCGCCTCATGTAG
- the LOC128763879 gene encoding eukaryotic translation initiation factor 4 gamma 3-like isoform X1 — MTQPTAAVQPLEFGPKSCTEGKKRYDKTFLLSLQFIPASLKKPDGLPPIKDVVFDKPVATPPHPLSSHDSTQCSGNQLTPGAAEGRQRPTEKATSQLSAEVQLNTVENAWKPSVRKPTWNQPTRETEESEADAKVLLKQFRGILNKMMPEKLDRLMRQVAGLKINTEEKLKGVVDLIFEKAIAEPAYSEQYAKMSRMLSGLKVRCQSKPGEFVNFRKLLLKESLREFQSDKMNKWIFEKKMEALKDSQEDEKQRLAEELQEAKDRARRRSLGHTVFMGELFKLKMITGHIMHDYIMKLLKNHDEESLECLCKVFLTVGKNLDDKKSKSRIDQYCNQMKKIIKNRKTSFRIRFKLQDVLDLRQNNWVPRKADQRLKTLEQNHAEPELQLEVQQALEKVETNADAGSKVAEDGTKRSVEPVLAAAGDPSSPDEGQNCVAGPLAADVTPLSHDSPTCDVQEQLLGLAAGGLELNGCSSLPGFSLVPKPPCSSIPDPERLTNERQVTENGESVQRAESEEPVCRGDSGHGEKLVTASPPAHVNPRLHLPEKVEATLEPALRNVLSAAELTEQLDALIRDRADNQSISDWSEKNTCVVRQELQTSDVFLRVLTSCICKSAIVCDKVFTVNVLQIYHRAGLLQKYLPDEQKQLQALYALQALMVQMDHPPYLLRMFFVTLHDQDVISDEAFFRWESCTDPEEQLGRNEALKSVAGFLAGLREAKAETELESLDQSAS; from the exons ATGACTCAGCCCACAGCAGCCGTGCAGCCTCTGGAGTTTGGCCCAAAAAGCTGCACAGAGGGAAAGAAGAGATATGACAAGACGTTTCTTCTGAGTTTGCAGTTCATCCCGGCAAGCCTGAAGAAACCTGACGGTCTCCCGCCCATCAAAGACGTCGTCTTCGACAAG CCCGTGGCGACGCCCCCTCATCCTCTTAGTAGTCATGATTCCACTCAGTGCAGTGGCAACCAGCTCACACCTGGAGCGGCAGAGGGAAGACAAAGACCA ACAGAGAAAGCCACCAGCCAGCTGAGTGCTGAAGTGCAGCTGAACACAGTGGAGAACGCCTGGAAGCCGTCCGTGAGGAAACCCACCTGGAACCAGCCGACGAGGGAGACCGAGGAGAGCGAGGCCGACGCTAAAGTCCTGTTGAAACAGTTCCGTGGAATCCTGAACAAGATGATGCCCGAGAAGCTGGACCGACTGATGAGACAGGTGGCAGGGCTGAAGATAAACacggaggagaagctgaagggaGTTGTGGACCTAATTTTTGAGAAGGCAATTGCCGAGCCTGCGTACTCGGAGCAGTACGCCAAGATGAGCCGCATGCTCTCCGGG CTTAAGGTCCGCTGCCAAAGTAAACCTGGGGAGTTTGTGAATTTCcgcaagctgctgctgaaggaaaGTCTGAGGGAGTTTCAGAGCGACAAGATGAACAAGTGGATCTTTGAGAAGAAGATGGAGGCGCTAAAAGACTCACAAGAA GACGAGAAGCAGCGACTCGCTGAGGAACTGCAGGAGGCCAAAGACAGAGCCAGGCGGCGCTCCCTGGGTCACACCGTGTTCATGGGCGAGTTGTTTAAGCTGAAGATGATCACTGGACACATCATGcatgactacatcatgaagctaCTGAAGAATCACGACGAAGAGTCTCTGGAGTGTCTTTGCAAAGTGTTTTTAACCGTCGGCAAGAACCTGGACGACAAGAAGTCCAAG TCTCGTATCGACCAGTACTGTAACCAGATGAAGAAGATCATTAAGAACAGAAAAACGTCCTTCAGGATCCGCTTCAAGCTGCAGGATGTTTTGGATCTTCGACAG AACAACTGGGTTCCCAGGAAGGCTGACCAGCGCCTCAAGACCTTGGAGCAGAACCATGCTGAAcctgagctgcagctggaggtgcagcaggccTTAGAGAAAGTCGAGACAAACGCTGATGCAGGATCAAAGGTGGCCGAAGATGGCACGAAAAGGAGTGTAGAGCCTGTgctggcagcagcaggtgacccCTCCTCTCCAGATGAAGGACAGAACTGTGTGGCCGGCCCTCTTGCTGCTGACGTGACACCACTGAGCCACGATTCACCGACTTGTGATGTTCAGGAACAACTGCTGGGTCTGGCTGCAGGAG GACTAGAATTGAATGGCTGTTCGTCCCTCCCCGGCTTCTCACTTGTGCCAAAACCGCCATGCTCCTCGATCCCGGACCCAGAGAG ACTCACCAACGAACGTCAAGTCACTGAGAATGGAGAGAGCGTTCAGAGAGCCGAGTCAGAAGAACCAGTCTGCAGAGGTGACAGTGGACACGGAG AGAAGCTGGTTACTGCCTCCCCGCCTGCCCACGTCAACCCCAGACTCCACCTGCCGGAG AAAGTGGAGGCGACACTTGAACCTGCCCTGAGGAACGTGCTGAGTGCTGCTGAACTGACCGAGCAGCTGGACGCACTGATCCGGGACAGGGCCGACAACCAGAGCATCTCTGACTGGTCTGAG aaaaatacgTGTGTGGTCCGGCAGGAGCTGCAGACTTCCGACGTGTTCTTGAGAgtcctgaccagctgcatctgcAAGTCTGCCATCGTCT gtgatAAAGTGTTCACAGTGAACGTGCTGCAGATCTATCACAGGGCAGGGCTGCTGCAGAAATATCTGCCAGatgagcagaagcagctgcaggctCTTTACGCACTGCAGGCTCTGATGGTGCAGATGGACCATCCACCCT ATCTTCTGCGGATGTTCTTTGTTACGCTGCACGATCAGGACGTGATCTCGGACGAGGCCTTCTTCAGGTGGGAGTCCTGCACTGACCCGGAGGAGCAGCTGGGCCGGAACGAGGCCCTGAAGTCGGTCGCGGGGTTCCTGGCCGGGCTCAGAGAGGCAAAGGCCGAGACTGAGCTGGAGTCACTGGACCAGAGCGCCAGCTAG
- the LOC128763879 gene encoding eukaryotic translation initiation factor 4 gamma 3-like isoform X2 produces MTQPTAAVQPLEFGPKSCTEGKKRYDKTFLLSLQFIPASLKKPDGLPPIKDVVFDKPVATPPHPLSSHDSTQCSGNQLTPGAAEGRQRPTEKATSQLSAEVQLNTVENAWKPSVRKPTWNQPTRETEESEADAKVLLKQFRGILNKMMPEKLDRLMRQVAGLKINTEEKLKGVVDLIFEKAIAEPAYSEQYAKMSRMLSGLKVRCQSKPGEFVNFRKLLLKESLREFQSDKMNKWIFEKKMEALKDSQEDEKQRLAEELQEAKDRARRRSLGHTVFMGELFKLKMITGHIMHDYIMKLLKNHDEESLECLCKVFLTVGKNLDDKKSKSRIDQYCNQMKKIIKNRKTSFRIRFKLQDVLDLRQNNWVPRKADQRLKTLEQNHAEPELQLEVQQALEKVETNADAGSKVAEDGTKRSVEPVLAAAGDPSSPDEGQNCVAGPLAADVTPLSHDSPTCDVQEQLLGLAAGGLELNGCSSLPGFSLVPKPPCSSIPDPERLTNERQVTENGESVQRAESEEPVCRGDSGHGEKLVTASPPAHVNPRLHLPEKVEATLEPALRNVLSAAELTEQLDALIRDRADNQSISDWSEELQTSDVFLRVLTSCICKSAIVCDKVFTVNVLQIYHRAGLLQKYLPDEQKQLQALYALQALMVQMDHPPYLLRMFFVTLHDQDVISDEAFFRWESCTDPEEQLGRNEALKSVAGFLAGLREAKAETELESLDQSAS; encoded by the exons ATGACTCAGCCCACAGCAGCCGTGCAGCCTCTGGAGTTTGGCCCAAAAAGCTGCACAGAGGGAAAGAAGAGATATGACAAGACGTTTCTTCTGAGTTTGCAGTTCATCCCGGCAAGCCTGAAGAAACCTGACGGTCTCCCGCCCATCAAAGACGTCGTCTTCGACAAG CCCGTGGCGACGCCCCCTCATCCTCTTAGTAGTCATGATTCCACTCAGTGCAGTGGCAACCAGCTCACACCTGGAGCGGCAGAGGGAAGACAAAGACCA ACAGAGAAAGCCACCAGCCAGCTGAGTGCTGAAGTGCAGCTGAACACAGTGGAGAACGCCTGGAAGCCGTCCGTGAGGAAACCCACCTGGAACCAGCCGACGAGGGAGACCGAGGAGAGCGAGGCCGACGCTAAAGTCCTGTTGAAACAGTTCCGTGGAATCCTGAACAAGATGATGCCCGAGAAGCTGGACCGACTGATGAGACAGGTGGCAGGGCTGAAGATAAACacggaggagaagctgaagggaGTTGTGGACCTAATTTTTGAGAAGGCAATTGCCGAGCCTGCGTACTCGGAGCAGTACGCCAAGATGAGCCGCATGCTCTCCGGG CTTAAGGTCCGCTGCCAAAGTAAACCTGGGGAGTTTGTGAATTTCcgcaagctgctgctgaaggaaaGTCTGAGGGAGTTTCAGAGCGACAAGATGAACAAGTGGATCTTTGAGAAGAAGATGGAGGCGCTAAAAGACTCACAAGAA GACGAGAAGCAGCGACTCGCTGAGGAACTGCAGGAGGCCAAAGACAGAGCCAGGCGGCGCTCCCTGGGTCACACCGTGTTCATGGGCGAGTTGTTTAAGCTGAAGATGATCACTGGACACATCATGcatgactacatcatgaagctaCTGAAGAATCACGACGAAGAGTCTCTGGAGTGTCTTTGCAAAGTGTTTTTAACCGTCGGCAAGAACCTGGACGACAAGAAGTCCAAG TCTCGTATCGACCAGTACTGTAACCAGATGAAGAAGATCATTAAGAACAGAAAAACGTCCTTCAGGATCCGCTTCAAGCTGCAGGATGTTTTGGATCTTCGACAG AACAACTGGGTTCCCAGGAAGGCTGACCAGCGCCTCAAGACCTTGGAGCAGAACCATGCTGAAcctgagctgcagctggaggtgcagcaggccTTAGAGAAAGTCGAGACAAACGCTGATGCAGGATCAAAGGTGGCCGAAGATGGCACGAAAAGGAGTGTAGAGCCTGTgctggcagcagcaggtgacccCTCCTCTCCAGATGAAGGACAGAACTGTGTGGCCGGCCCTCTTGCTGCTGACGTGACACCACTGAGCCACGATTCACCGACTTGTGATGTTCAGGAACAACTGCTGGGTCTGGCTGCAGGAG GACTAGAATTGAATGGCTGTTCGTCCCTCCCCGGCTTCTCACTTGTGCCAAAACCGCCATGCTCCTCGATCCCGGACCCAGAGAG ACTCACCAACGAACGTCAAGTCACTGAGAATGGAGAGAGCGTTCAGAGAGCCGAGTCAGAAGAACCAGTCTGCAGAGGTGACAGTGGACACGGAG AGAAGCTGGTTACTGCCTCCCCGCCTGCCCACGTCAACCCCAGACTCCACCTGCCGGAG AAAGTGGAGGCGACACTTGAACCTGCCCTGAGGAACGTGCTGAGTGCTGCTGAACTGACCGAGCAGCTGGACGCACTGATCCGGGACAGGGCCGACAACCAGAGCATCTCTGACTGGTCTGAG GAGCTGCAGACTTCCGACGTGTTCTTGAGAgtcctgaccagctgcatctgcAAGTCTGCCATCGTCT gtgatAAAGTGTTCACAGTGAACGTGCTGCAGATCTATCACAGGGCAGGGCTGCTGCAGAAATATCTGCCAGatgagcagaagcagctgcaggctCTTTACGCACTGCAGGCTCTGATGGTGCAGATGGACCATCCACCCT ATCTTCTGCGGATGTTCTTTGTTACGCTGCACGATCAGGACGTGATCTCGGACGAGGCCTTCTTCAGGTGGGAGTCCTGCACTGACCCGGAGGAGCAGCTGGGCCGGAACGAGGCCCTGAAGTCGGTCGCGGGGTTCCTGGCCGGGCTCAGAGAGGCAAAGGCCGAGACTGAGCTGGAGTCACTGGACCAGAGCGCCAGCTAG